The Apium graveolens cultivar Ventura chromosome 10, ASM990537v1, whole genome shotgun sequence nucleotide sequence AATGTATTCCAACGATATGTTACATAGTACAAGCAAGTGGAAACTAAACATCCCCACCCCCTCCCCCCACCCCTCCTCAAAGTCCAGAAGCTTGTCAAGTTGGAGTCCTTCAATGTGGAACCGGCAATGCCTTTCAGGTGCAGCGATGAGAGCTCTGGAACCTTCAACTCTCGTGTTAAGTTAAAGCTCTTCAAGTGAAGCGGGTGATAGCTCTATAACACTTAGCTGTCATGAACCTCTTAAACATGTTACATTACTATCCTAGGATAGTATTATGTACTTCTTTGATTTACCTGCCAGCCCATTACGAGGAATACAACACTGCTGTCCCTCGCTCGCATTAGATCGAATACATCATCAACCGTAGTTTCCGCAGCTCATGCACAATTTATGCAGGCTTCACACTGTCCTCCTTTGAGACAATCGTACATCATCAAACTGTTTGGTGAACAATTACCTCTTGCCAAGTCAAGTAGACTGGCTAGCTTCACACATAACCAGATACTCTGTATAACCAATCTGGAAAAACAAAAAACCCACTCACTCTAGTCAATTATCTGACTTTCCTTACCATTCGTAAATACAAGCCATGAGAAGGTGGGCATTTTGTATTATTACTTCCAAGCATCACAATGATTCAGCTGAAATCACTAGTTACGTACGTCTGCTGAACCCTCAGTAGGCTTAGACCAAACATAGCCCCGCCGTTTTCTCAGTATCTCTGCTTCTCTAGCTATTTGAATATCAGAAGGCCTAAAAGTCTGACCAACAGCTTTGAATATAAAGCGAGGGAGCAAAGCTAAGACTATAATAAGTAGTATACAGAGCCAATATGCAGGCCATGTTGCCAAATGGTAGATTGTGCTGCCAAATAATAAGAACTATATTAGCTCATGTAAACCATCAAACTTAATTATATATATTGGAGCATTAAACTGCAAGTAAATACTTACCCGAAATTCGGAAAAACGGGAATAGAATCCAATATCACCAAACAGATATATGTAACCAAAATTGATCCCCATATTGAGCAATGTGTCAGTAAAACCCATCTTTTAATATCCATTGCAAGATGAAGGTTCACTAAAATGACAACCGCTATAGTCCACAAACTACCGATACTATATAGGTCAATTGTGCTCACTTTGAAAGTGAAATAGGGTACAAAAAATAGGACAAGGCTCTGCCATAGTGTATCAATCATTGTGATCCAGAAGAGCTGTAAATTATAACTTTCATTCCTATGGCCTGCAGCATAAAGCTTCGGAACCTGGAATAATGTCTTGTGGCTCAAGTCCTTGTCCAGGATTCCAACAATAATAGTGGGTACGGAAGTATATATAAGAGAATAAAAGACACTACTCCAATCGGTTATTGCATTAGTTGTGGAGAAAGCAGTGAACAGCATAAACCTGGAGAGAAACAAAAATCAGGCATTGGGTATAAGTTTTAGATTAGATCATATAATAATTTCACAGCTTAAGCAACGAGTTCGTTGAAAAATTCTTTCAAGTTACCAATAGAATTTATATCGAAAAAGAAACGAAAGCCAATTTCAGTCATCAAATAAGGAACGCAAGAAAACATAATTACACATCCAATTATGAACGTGATAGACACACATAATCTACTGGACTTTGACTACATATATTATACGCATCTCTTCTTCATTTACTATACTCTGAAGTAGAACTATGCATCTATCTCTGACTGAATACCAACCCTAAATATTTAATGTACTTCTCCATGAGTCTGCGTTCGAAAATAATCAAATCTAGTACTATTTTTTAACACCAAATGAACTCAGAGAATCATCAATCCATCACGCGAAATATCTATACCTCTTCCATATATCCCACTTCAGACATACAAAATCCTCATAACTGAAACAATGTTAGATGGTGATACAAATAACGGGCTTGAATTAATGTGTTTCTGCAATGGGCAAAAGCTGATTGCTTGTGCCACATGACCTTTCTGTAGCTTTTAGAAACATGCGCTCAAGGTATGACAATTATCATGGTATGACCTGCAAGGCTGCAACGAGCCATTGAGGAGTGGCTCTCGGTTTACTATCCAGACCTATGATATATTCTTCAAGATCCTATGATGATATTATCACCTCACTATGTTCAATAATGCTACTATTCTTCTTTAACAATGTTTAAAAATATAATGCAGAAGTGCTACAACTCTCATTATGAAGTCCTCTTACTTTTAGATGTAGGACTCTGGAATATCGTATTTTGGAAATACGATAGAATTCTTATACAAAAATTTTCTTTTgctaaatatatttattatacaTCACAGGAATAAATGGTAGAGCTGATGTATTATGATACGAATAACCCTAAGGGTCGACTATTTGATGTGTATTACAAAATATTTCATTTAACTTATTCGACGTGTAacataaaatattttgtaaaactAGTAGTATTACATTAGTCAGCTTCCATGTTTCAGTGACTAAAGTTCTTTGTAAAATTGCATATCATGGTTCTTTCTACCAAGCCCCTGACTCAGCTATCCCGTTCTGGTCAAAGCTCCTCACTAATTGCCCGCAACAAGGATAGGAAACTTCCCCTAGATGCCTTTAAAGTCTGGAACCCACTAAACAAAAATAATGAAAAACCATGATCTTCGCTGTAATTATCCAATTCCTTACTGCTAAACCTAAATTTACCTAAGCCGGAAAAAATATAAGCTGGGAGAGATGAAGAGGATACCATTCAACAAGTGTATTAACCTAATAATATCTCATTAACTAATAATATTATTGCAGGGGATAAATTAGTATATTCAACTATATTTTTTGCACTATGTCGGTGACAGAGAAGGGGAAACAAAACCTATAAGATACCAGGAAAGTATAGAGACCGCACAATAGGGGAAGCTAAAGGTTTCGAGAGATTTCATGGAGAAAACGTATAAATGCACATGTCTACCAGAATATATTGTCATCTTGAAAAATATCAAACCTACTATGTGAAAGCAATCATACCAAAAAAGCATCAATACAAAGACTGCATTTCTATAGAAGTTGTAAAGAACAAGATATGCCAGACGCTGATAATTCCAGTGCCCATGTACCAAAAGTAATCTTTTTAAAAATCGAAACTGCCCCATAGCAAAGTCGGATGCCATTACGGCCTGACGCCCCTCCTGGCCACATATGCCAACACCGACATCCGCCATTTGTATCATTGAAACATCGTTTGCCCCTACAGAGGTGATGTCAAACAACAGCAAGTAAGAACAATTATTTCCAACCTAATCACGTATGTTCAATTACAGTCTTTTCGTGCATAAAGCCTTGCACAAAAGCGGGTGTCGCCAGTATTTTAACTTTAATCTCTCAAACATGTAAACTTCTCACTCCACTGTATGTATATAAGAATCTTAAAAAAAACATGCAGTGTAGCAATTCCTTTGCTTGCAAATACAGTGTCCAAATCATCAACTCACCATCTCCGATAGCTAGTGTCAGATCTTCTGTACGGCACTTTATCAAGTCAACAATGCCAGCTTTCTGCAATGGAGCAACACGGCAGCAGAGTACAACCCGGCATGCGGTTGCAAGATCAAACAACTATTCAAAAAATCAAATTGCCAAGTTAGACATGCTTCTATATGAACAAAAAGAACAAACATGTGAAAACAGTTGCTTTAGAAAAACTATATCAAGCTCAGACTATAGCATAGACTACTAACTGCAAAAGAACCCCTGGACTGAACAACACAGCAATGTAGTTTTTTCGTTATATTTAAAGGATATATGAACTCGTACCTCAGACTCCAGATCTTTCTCTAAGATGTAAACTAGACTATTCCCATCAATTATCAAGGCCAGTGGTGCCTTTGTAGTACTTTGACTACCTTCATCATTTCTAACTTTTGAATATGGTAAATCATTTAGCTTTGTTTCATCAGGAATCTCGTGATTATCAGTTTCAGCGTTCTCCGACAATTGTAAATTTTCAATTCTGCCATTTGTCGATTTTACATCGTATTTGACCATAGCATCAGATAAAAGTTTTAGGCATTCGTTCTCTGAATTTCCATTTACAACGATCCGTTGCATATTTGAAGTCAGCAACTTGCAAGACAGACCAATTGAAATTGCCGTATCTTGCTTGTCACCGGTCAGAACCCAGACCTTAACCCCAGCTTCTCGGAGAGACTCAATGGTTTCTGGTACACCTTCTTGAAGCTTGTCCTCGATTCCAGTAGCTCCCAGTAGATTCAAACTACATTCGCAGAAAGATGCTGTTTGACGTAATTTTGAAGATCTATCAGTCAACGAAGTGCTTGCAGCTTCATACATGCGTTGCCACGTATCAAGTTCTCCACCAGCAAGATCCTTGGCAGCAACTACTAGTGTTCGAAGGCCTTCAGCTGAATATGCATTTAAATGGCTTTCGGTTATTTGCTTTAAATAATCATCCTTTCCCAGGTCTTCATTTAGAATATTAAAAACTGATGTATCAGCACCTTTCACCAGAACCTTAACCTCGCCATTGGGAAGTTTGATAACAACAGACATCCTTTTTCGTACACTATCAAACTCGTGCATACCCAAAACATCCAACCTACATTGCATATGAATTATAAAAAATTAATCTTGGCATGTACACCAAAAAGAACATTAATTCAAACAGCAAGCATTTTATCCCATCAAATGATGCGAGAAGAATAATGGTTGCAATAATCAACTATAAAAAGAAAGCACAAGAAAAAGGAAATTAAACTGGTATTGGTGTTCTACCTTAATTTCTCACCAttaacatcaataacaatatgCCCAGATGTTCTCTCAAAAAGAGTATATCCATAAGCTGAGGCAGCAGTAACCAATGCTATTTCATCAGGAGATTCGCCTTGATAGTCAATAGCAATGACATCGTCATTCACGCTCTCAATGCAAGTGGAACTTGCATGGACAGGAATCACAGTGTTACATGCAGCCAATGCAAGAAAAAACTTATGTGCTGCTATCCTATCATCTTGCTCAATGTCCTTGTGCAGCATGTCCATGAGTTCGGAATCAACAGTAATGTCTGATTTTAGCTTCCATCTTTTTTTACCCGAGGAAGAGGCTGTTGATGGTCCTGCAAAAATTCATGAAAGGTACTCATGATTAGATAGTGAATTTCCTGTTGTCTGTGATAAGCACTCCAAAGCAACTAAACATTAGAGAGCGCAGGGCACAGACACTAACATATTTTTGTATTTGCTTTAAAGAACAATTGATATCTAATAGATACCTGCAATGTCTTTATCTTGAGAAGTGCTTGATGCAGCCAGGAATGTTCCATAATTTTTCCCATACACACTTGCTCTTTTGAATTCCATTTTATTTTCAGTAAGTGTTCCTGTTTTATCAGAAAATACATAACGAATTTGACCTAAATCTTCATTTATATTCAGGGATCTGCACTGAAACCATGTATCAGTAGGCTTATAATACATATGCTTGTCGTTGACCATGAAGAATGACTGCCCTAACCGTACCAACTCCATGGTGATGTACAGGGATATTGGTATCATTATTTGAAACACTATAACACAACTCAAGAAGGAGAAAAGAGTCTCCATAGGAATCCCATAATATTTGTATAATTTGGCAGGTCTCATTCCTGTTACTGAATAAGATTTCTTATAATAAGGCAATCTATCAAGCTGGCTCTCATGACGCCTTAGCCATAAAGCCATCCCTACAGCCACTACCCCACACATGATGATAAGAAAAATAGACAACCAAATGGTTTCCCTATTCATGTAAGTTTCCAGTCTGCTCCTTTTGGATGGGGATGCTGCACTATTCATCATGGCTTTTGTCTCCTGCCCGGCATAAACAGCTACACCAATTGCATACTCTGTGTTCTTCAGCTGGCAACCACGTAAGATTATATTTGATTGGCTTAGCGAACATCTCTGTCCGTCCAACTCCATGTTGGCCATAAACTCGTATATATTCCTATTTGGCTGTTCACATCTTATAACTCCCGAAATTTCCCCCTCTTCAAAATCCATTGAAATTGTCTCATTCCTAGCGTACCTTGTCTTCAAGTTCGACTCACCGTCCAAGTTCATCGTTTGAATATAAGCAATGCCACTAGGATCACTAGTCTGTAAAAGTACCATGTCACACGGAATCGAATCATCAACACAGACCTTCACAACTTCACCAGCTCGTATATCCTTCCATTTCTTATTCAGGAACTTGCCAGATTGAAGCACCAGACCTTTCCTATTATTCTCATACAGATCTGATCTGTGTCTTCGCCAATCTTCATAACCATCTTTAATTGCTGTAACTAAAAGCACAAAGAGAAGAGGAAATAGAGATGCAGTTCTCCCAAATACTGCAAGAGGCGGAAGCTGATTTAGTGCAGCAATGCCTAAGAAGTATAGATAAGCAACCCGGTGGAACTGAATAAAGAGATTCTTGGGCAAGAAATTAATGAGAGTGTACTTGCTGGTTCGAATCTCATTGCCCCTGAACCGATACTTATCATTAGTCATAGCAGGGTCATTTATATGTATTGATCTGTAATTACCTTCACGAGATGGGCCATCATCAAACTGCATGCTCTTACGAAAAACCCTGGGGATCTCAACTTGGTCAACAACCGAATTTGTCCGAGATGATCCTCGTGGAGGTGAAGATGTAGACATAGGACTGTATTCACAACTGTGTTGCAAATTAGAATCACTACCCCACGACACCAGACCTTTTTTCCTCTCTGGTGGGGGGAGTGCCATAGGAAAATCCCAACTACGGAAACGAGTGGAATGCAAGTCTTGTGATTTTGAGGGGGAAGCAGAATGCTCACCAGAAAGATCTAGGTGAGCATCACCACTCAATTCTCTGGCCTTAACCAGAAGGTTAGCTTGTGGGTTGTCCTCAAAAACAACAGACGAATACTCCAATGAACTACTTAGATTGGAAAAATCTAAATGAGGAGACCGGGGAGACGGAGAGTCCGACGACAATGAGAGCAAATGTTCCCCAGAACTCATAAATCAGTATTCAAAGGCATCGAATCAAAGAATTGCATTGTCATAACTTATAAATCCCAGAACAAGTATATTATTCCGAAGACTCAGCCAATGTATTAAAATGTGTTTCAAGAATCTGTATAACACCAATGCCAACAAAATCTTTACATTTCAATCAATAAAACCACGTACCAACTAGTCCAACAAAATAAAATCACTAAACTAGGAAAAAGAACCAAACTTTATCATTCATAATCAAAATTATTAACAAAATTAAACAGTTTTAACTATGCAAAAATGCAAAAGAACAAACTTTTAGAAGAAAAATGAGACCTTTAAGCAAAGAGGTGACAAGTGAATATGTATCAGCTGCTTTTTCTGCCACAACTCTGAAATATAACCAAGGGAAACGCCAAAACCTGAAATCAACAGTAACAACAATACAAACATGAGAACAAAAACACACACACCCCACAATCATACACACAATTATACATACAATTATACAATTATACATACAACAAAATGCAGAAGCATCATCCAGTGAATCAAACAAAAAAAAGAATAGGCAATCCAAGAAAATCAGATGGGGTCACATTAAATGATCAGAAAACAGCATAAACGCCTTCAATATATGTATCTGTGTATGTAAGTATTTATAATCTTGAGTAGGTGAAGGTGGTGTAAATGAAAAAAAAAAGGACAGGTTGAATCAGAAATAAATGAATGCACTGAATAAGAAATGATGATGACAACTTGcctatatatatgtgtgtggcATGTATGAATAAATGTAATGGTTGTTTGTCAGGCAAAAAGTTAACAAATGATGTGATTTGATAAATTTTTGCAGGCGGTTTTATTATTCAAGAACCTGTCTTTTTAATGATTTGGTTCAAGAATTCAATGAAAGCTGAAACCCCAGTTCTTGgtttttattttttgtttaatcatatataaaataaaaaataataatggGATTATTTTGACAAATTCAGCAAAATTGAGTGCATCTTCAGACAAATCTCGGAATAAGCCAAAATCgaatctaaaattttaaaataacatAAAATAAGCGTTTAATTACTTGAAATATTTTATCACAAACATTTGATTTTTTTTTCGTTGGTACAAAATTTAGAGAAAGAGAGAGTGGAGAGAAACATGGGGGTGTGTCATGGGGAGTAGGAGGGAGGGTAGACCGGTAGAGAAGCTAAAAAGTAGTGTCTATCATTATTTGATATTTTTCTTCCATTTTAGTGTACTATTTCAATAACAATAATATTccaaataaaaaataaaatttgctAGAAATGTGTAACGTGTGTTATACTTGCCAAGTACATGTAAATATGTAAGGTAAGCATGGTGAAAAAGAGAGGAAAATGAAAGGAAGGACAATAAAGTAGGCTATTTTTCCTGACTTTTCTCCTCAATTTTAATCTCGTCTTGCTTCTGTTTTATTGCactttattattataatattatattaattttcattttttcacCTATTTTTATATTAGTATTCGAGTGATAGGATTAAGGTTGAGTAAAAAACTTAATTAAAAGATAAAAAGTTGGTAAAAGAGTTATTCAAAACTGAAAAATTGAAAAACTAATATACTTCTAGTTTTTTGTTTAAGATTTTAGGTTACAACAACAACCGATCccattatttaaataaatattttatataattttgtaATTTTACGATTAATAAACACATATATTTTTAAAGGTATAGAGGCAGAAGCAGTAAAATTTACTAATTATAAAAATTGGGCATAAGGGACCATTTGTTAACCGCTGAATGAACTGAATGAGTTAAACTGAAATGGACTGTTCCTATTTTTATCGTTGTGATTCAGATAATTTAGGACTTTAAGTCACATTTTGATGTCCGAAGACCCAATGATACTGAATGAACTGAATGAGTTAAACTGAAATAAATTGTTCCCATTACTATCGTAGTGATTCAGATAATTTAGGATTTTAGGTCACATTTTGATGTCCGGAAACCCAATGACAGTGAATGTTTATAGAATTAATACATTAATCAAACAAGAGTTAAATGCAAGTTGTGTATCTTAAGTTTGCTAATGGTGTAACTTGTGAACCTGAACTATGAAAACTGCAAAATTTGTACCCAGATTTTCATAATTTGTGCAGAATGTGTACAAACGTTAAGACAGCTATTAAGGCTGTTAATATACTGTGCAAAAGGCGTGAAAATGAGTGGTCTTTCTGCACTTTGTGAAGACAACGATTACATTTGTATTATATATGTACACCTGATTCATTACTAATGGGTTATTTCATCCCCATATTTAAATTCCTAAACTTAGAAATTGAATTGAGGTGAACAATAAGGAATATGGCTAAATTTTGTTATTATGGGCAAGTAGTGGTTGTAAGAACAACATGGACTACTAGTAATGCGGGTATCAGGTTTTTCAGCTGCTTTGAAGGTCGACTAGGGTGTAACCATTTTTGATGGATTGAGGAGACGGTTTGTGATCGTGGTAGAGCTGTGATATGTGGTTTATTAGGAAGAGTTAAAGCTCTTGAAGCCGTAATTCGGATGATTTCACAGGGAGCTCACAATGAACAAGTGAAGGGGAAGAAACAGAAATCGGCAAGATGTATGTTATGGTTCTGTGTTGTGCTTGCGTTTTGTATTGGTTATGTTGTAAAGAAAGCAAGTAGTAACAACTGTAATGACAAGAATGTTGTTGTGAAATTGTAAAATGTGTACCCATTTGTATAATATGAATGTATGAATCTCTGTGTTGGTTATGAATGTATGAATGTTGTATTGGTTTGTAACAGTTTTACCAGTGAATGTATGTTAGTTTTTGTGTTAATTTTAGTGTTAATGTAACTGAATTTATGAAGAAATAATAAACAACAAAGACTTGATTAATAAATTCATTAATAACTTTTTTTTAAATGTAGCAAGAGGCCATGTTGGATTCATCCTTATATCATTCTCATATTGTTTTGCCAGCCATTTGGCGCTCATTTGCTTCGGTTTGAAAGTTGGGGCACATGTGTACTTGGACACCAATGTCCTCACTTGGACTGATGAAGTGTTCCTGACTAGAGAAGCATATATCTTCCACCCACGGCTTCTTTCCTCAGAATTGAACTTCACTCTTGCACCAAAATTCCTTAGATGTTTCAAAACTTTCATATGCACAATTGCATGTTTCCTCACAGCAGCCCTAAATAAAGCAACACTTTAGAAAACCAACCACAACTCAAACTGGGGATATCTCATGTATGTTTCTTCATTAAATACAAGATATTTgatcatatcatcatcatcacTGCTATTTACAGCCATTCTCTCCACATCACTGTCATCATAATCACTAAATTCTTCTTCATGACCAGTGGTTTGATCTTTAGTTATATATATAGTCATACTTGTAACATCAAAGTCAAAGTCACCAAATCCCCCACCTTGGATGTCATCGCCTTTAAATGGTGGATGATCACCATTTTTCCATGTAGTAACATCTTCATCTGTACTGTCTATGTTAGAACTGTCACCATGAAAGCTATCACCGTAACTTGAATCATCTTCAACTTCATCTTGTTCCTCAGCAGGAGCTACTATTTGTTCTTTCACATGTTCAACATCACTCAAGTGATTGTACATTCCCTCAAGTTCTAATAATGTTTCAATTTTAGACCTCTCAAACTCAATGTGATTAGGGTTATCTATGAAAGATAAGTCATATTGTTGGAAAGCAAAGTACTCTTGTGTTTTTAGGTTTTCTTTCACCACATAAACATGCACAATTTTCTCAAGTGGAACAACTTTTGTTATTTGTAAAACATTCACATCACTCATTAGAGGGCATAAACCAGTTTGCAAATTAGAGTTTGGGACCTTATAACAAAGTGTAACAAATTCATCCCCACCAAGCTCATTTAGCATATTACCTATTTCTAAATACCTCAACTCATCAACATCACACATATCTAATAGAACCACCAATATAAGTTTTAGGGTCAACAGTAAATTCAACCCCGTGATGATATTTTAAGCTAAACTTATCAGGACAGTCTGCAAATGCATGAAAAGGTGGTAAAAAGACTAGAGTGCACACCTGTGTGTTCATATTAAACCCTAACAGTTAAAGGTGGCCAAACGAGCGGGTCGAGCGTGTCGGGCCGAGTTTCTGGCAGGCCAGTTTGTTGAACACTGAACTCGTGAACGACACATGTAGATGAACGGTCTGTGTCGAGTCGGACCGAGACGACGAAATGGTAAACCGTGAACAACTCAAGAATTAGGCGAGATTGCGATTCAATGACAGCTGGCGAGCTGTGTTGTGCCGGACGAGCCGAGCTgttcattttattttttatttttaaatgttGTCATCGTCTGTCAAACTGTCATCATGATTATGCAAATTCAAATGTAAAGTAAATCAACGCAGTGAAAGTTCAATTCATTTCGTATATGAATATTTTAATTATCCACTAATTTTATTATTTGTATTTATAAATGTGAGAATTTGAAGGTGCATGTAGAAAATACAGAATGTATTTGGGGACTGGGGTGCACAAAATGAAAATCTTAATTCAATTTTCCatcttcaatttttcttttcaaaattaTGTTAAAATATTTTTCCGAATTTGAAAAACTAACATGTAAAATAAGGAAAAGAGGACGGTACCTCTATAagttttattaattaaaaaaatatattacaATAGATTTGAGAGGACGCCTCTCTAAAAAATGGAATAAACCATGTTTACATTTTAAATaaaatagaaaatagaaaaaaatctaaaaatagaCTTTATAATATAGCTAGTTATTTTGTGATTTTACTAACCTGTATAAATTTCCTTAAATCTATACATTTCTTTAATAGTATTTTATAAGATATTTGGTCAAAATCTTTGCATTGGTTgcattatttttaatttgaaatatttttatgTGTATCAAGTTTTACTAAATAGCTACAAATTAGGCCGGAGCAAATGTTTGTTTTAAGTATGCGATTTGCTCGTTAATAATGGTTTCTAATTTATGTGCATTAAATATGTTACCTTAGGTTTTCAAAGGATTTAATTATCTTTTTCCTTATTGTCATGATTGTTGATCTTGTTTGTCCATcgttaattttttaaattttaaatgattttacaTTATATGACTGAATCTTTCAATActctaattcaaattttaaattatgTAATACATTTTTTATAACTCAGATTCTCGATTATTTTTGTACCTTTCCGGGACCATAAATGATGGTTTTGTTACCCTTAACAGGTTTTTGTGTGATTAATGGTTTGTTATTTTACCTTTTATGGGTAGCCTTTTAGAGGCAATCGTGTGCCAATTTGTTGGATTTTTGTGTCTAACTAAAGATTTTCTTTGGTTAGATTATATGTTTGTTCAGATATAATTTTTCTTTTATTCTATAATATTCTCCTTATTTATTTTGTTCTCATTTTCAGGATGTTTGAAAAAATATAAATGAGTGTTCTATTATAAAACTGTAGAGTTATTATCTATAATGGAACTCAGAGTACAAGACAATTTTGCTATAATTTTGATGATATGGTGCACTAAAGAGTTTCAGATCGTAAAGCACAACCATATAGTTAAGGACTTCGGAGTACAATGCAACTTAACTACAAATTTTGATGACATGAGCGATTTCTACCTTTATCGCAATACGCTAGTTTTATTAGCTGTGTATAGAATGTACTTTGATGAGGGCACTCTTTTTCCTCCTTAAGTTTTTTTCCATTGAGTTTTACTCTTGGAGTTTTTAACGAGACCTTTTTGTGGGTTATGTCTTCAGACATTAAGGTTTTATTATCTAAGCTTCCGGGAACATCCATGCATGACCTTCGGTTAGATGATAAGCACTTTTTGAATGAAAGATATGCTCTATCTTTGTTTATTGTATTCTGAATACAATTCATCAatgaatttaataattattgACAAAAAAACACGTGATCATATGAAACACCTAACACCGAGTAATAATGTTCTAACATATTTTCTGAACTTTCCTTTCTAACACCGGGATcaataagacatgcaacatcataAATAAAAGGAAATTCGGTAAAATATTTTATCCACTTAGTTTTCATATCAACGATAATTGCACCAAAACAAGGATCACTTTCATATGCTTTTAAAGTAGTAACAATATTAACACACTCAATAATAACAAGATGTCTACTTGGTTTGTAAACGTATGAAAATAGTATCACGTGCATAACAATCAAGCAAATCACGTACCCTAATTTCCAAGTCCCCTTAATTTTATAACTTGGTGATAACTACCTTATATTGAATTGCCTCACATAGTAAATTACAAGTCGAACTTCATCACGTGGAACAATCAATACCCCATTTTTTTGGTATTAATCTGTTTTCTCTACACA carries:
- the LOC141692660 gene encoding phospholipid-transporting ATPase 1-like isoform X1, yielding MSSGEHLLSLSSDSPSPRSPHLDFSNLSSSLEYSSVVFEDNPQANLLVKARELSGDAHLDLSGEHSASPSKSQDLHSTRFRSWDFPMALPPPERKKGLVSWGSDSNLQHSCEYSPMSTSSPPRGSSRTNSVVDQVEIPRVFRKSMQFDDGPSREGNYRSIHINDPAMTNDKYRFRGNEIRTSKYTLINFLPKNLFIQFHRVAYLYFLGIAALNQLPPLAVFGRTASLFPLLFVLLVTAIKDGYEDWRRHRSDLYENNRKGLVLQSGKFLNKKWKDIRAGEVVKVCVDDSIPCDMVLLQTSDPSGIAYIQTMNLDGESNLKTRYARNETISMDFEEGEISGVIRCEQPNRNIYEFMANMELDGQRCSLSQSNIILRGCQLKNTEYAIGVAVYAGQETKAMMNSAASPSKRSRLETYMNRETIWLSIFLIIMCGVVAVGMALWLRRHESQLDRLPYYKKSYSVTGMRPAKLYKYYGIPMETLFSFLSCVIVFQIMIPISLYITMELVRLGQSFFMVNDKHMYYKPTDTWFQCRSLNINEDLGQIRYVFSDKTGTLTENKMEFKRASVYGKNYGTFLAASSTSQDKDIAGPSTASSSGKKRWKLKSDITVDSELMDMLHKDIEQDDRIAAHKFFLALAACNTVIPVHASSTCIESVNDDVIAIDYQGESPDEIALVTAASAYGYTLFERTSGHIVIDVNGEKLRLDVLGMHEFDSVRKRMSVVIKLPNGEVKVLVKGADTSVFNILNEDLGKDDYLKQITESHLNAYSAEGLRTLVVAAKDLAGGELDTWQRMYEAASTSLTDRSSKLRQTASFCECSLNLLGATGIEDKLQEGVPETIESLREAGVKVWVLTGDKQDTAISIGLSCKLLTSNMQRIVVNGNSENECLKLLSDAMVKYDVKSTNGRIENLQLSENAETDNHEIPDETKLNDLPYSKVRNDEGSQSTTKAPLALIIDGNSLVYILEKDLESELFDLATACRVVLCCRVAPLQKAGIVDLIKCRTEDLTLAIGDGANDVSMIQMADVGVGICGQEGRQAVMASDFAMGQFRFLKRLLLVHGHWNYQRLAYLVLYNFYRNAVFVLMLFWFMLFTAFSTTNAITDWSSVFYSLIYTSVPTIIVGILDKDLSHKTLFQVPKLYAAGHRNESYNLQLFWITMIDTLWQSLVLFFVPYFTFKVSTIDLYSIGSLWTIAVVILVNLHLAMDIKRWVLLTHCSIWGSILVTYICLVILDSIPVFPNFGTIYHLATWPAYWLCILLIIVLALLPRFIFKAVGQTFRPSDIQIAREAEILRKRRGYVWSKPTEGSADVRN